The DNA window GGCCAACAAGAGGCTGGCCGAACTGTCCGTCACCGACGGGCTGACAGGCATCGCCAACCGCCGCAAGTTCGATGTCGTGCTGGCCGAGGAATGGACCCGGGCTGTACGCGCGGGATCGACACTGGCGCTTGTCATGCTCGATATCGATCACTTCAAGAAGTACAACGATCATTACGGTCACCAGCAGGGCGACGACTGTCTCAAGCGGGTGGCGGAGGTATTGCGGGCGGGCGCACGCCGTCAGGGGGATCTTGCGACGCGCTACGGTGGCGAGGAATTCTGCATGATCCTGCCCGATACCAGCCTGGACGGGGCATTTGAGATCGCCGAACGGCTGCGGCGTGAAGTGGAAGAGCTGAACATGCCGCACGAGCAGTCGGACTTCGGCAGGGTCACGGTCAGCCTGGGGGTGGCGGCGAGCACGCCAGGCAAGGATCAGGGCCCGGCCGAACTCTTGCGTCTGGCCGATGCATCCTTGTACCGGGCCAAGTCCGAAGGTCGAAATTGCGTCCGGGGCTCTTCACCCTGGATCGTTTGAATTTCCTGTCAGGGGTGACAGTGCTGCGAACACACGCATGATTTCGGCTTGAAAAAAAATCCGGGAGAAGGCGCAATTTTTTCCAAGACGGCCTCCCCCTCTGTGGTCTATCAGCTTGCCCATGTCCTGCCCGTCCATCAATTTCCTTCATGTCCAGCCCGGTCTTGAAATGAGCCAGGTCGCGCGCAGCAGCCATGTCTTCCCCCGCCATTTCCATGACGATCTTTACGCCATAGGACTCATGCATCAGGGAGCAAGCTACTGCCTCGGCCCGTCGCATTCCGAAGCCACCGTGCGGCAGGGACAGGCATGTCTGATCAATCCAGGGCAGGTCCACTCCGGCGTGCCGATTTCGGACGACACCATATCCTACACCATGTTCTACCTGCGCGCGGATCTGGTGCGGAGCATGGCGGAAGACATGAGCCGTCGGCCCGAAGCGGCTCCCGAATTCACGATCTTGATCTGCGACCGCCCGGATCTTGTCATGTCCCTGTACAGGCTGGCGCAGAACCTGACCGCGAGTCACGGACTGGCGCGGGAATCGGCGCTGGTCAGAACCCTGGGGGACATTCTGGGGGCGCACTGCGGAGTGAAAAGCGAGTCTCCGGCTCTTCCCATGCTCGTCCGGCATGCCAAGGAGATGCTGCGCTCGAATCTGGACCATAAATTAACCTTGCGGGACATGGCGGCCGTGCTCGGGGTGAGCCAGTACCACCTGCTGCGTTCCTTCAAGCGGCAGACCGGGATTCCTCCCCATGTCTTCCGCACCCAGCAGCGCGTGGAACGAGCCAAGTCC is part of the Desulfomicrobium macestii genome and encodes:
- a CDS encoding helix-turn-helix transcriptional regulator, yielding MSCPSINFLHVQPGLEMSQVARSSHVFPRHFHDDLYAIGLMHQGASYCLGPSHSEATVRQGQACLINPGQVHSGVPISDDTISYTMFYLRADLVRSMAEDMSRRPEAAPEFTILICDRPDLVMSLYRLAQNLTASHGLARESALVRTLGDILGAHCGVKSESPALPMLVRHAKEMLRSNLDHKLTLRDMAAVLGVSQYHLLRSFKRQTGIPPHVFRTQQRVERAKSLIRQGMVLSEVAQVTGFADQSHFSNTFKLYTAATPGQYALLP
- a CDS encoding GGDEF domain-containing protein codes for the protein MNSPESAQPSAPPLDTKALVHVFEQLWKHSSDPFWICTPAGDDYELLLANDAALRLDARQIAGNTVRTIVGYGPEGDELISGYHQCMLSGEAVTFEQRPLLQGSRRLFETLLVPVKNDTGDITHIWGMARDLTRFLVSQNALVHLNEQLEAKILQRTIELEEANKRLAELSVTDGLTGIANRRKFDVVLAEEWTRAVRAGSTLALVMLDIDHFKKYNDHYGHQQGDDCLKRVAEVLRAGARRQGDLATRYGGEEFCMILPDTSLDGAFEIAERLRREVEELNMPHEQSDFGRVTVSLGVAASTPGKDQGPAELLRLADASLYRAKSEGRNCVRGSSPWIV